The DNA sequence CTTTGCCACCGACGTGATCAACAATATCCTGAGCTAATTCAGTATAATCTTTAGCCATATGTAGGCTCCTTTCATAAGATGCTAAGCCTTGAATGACACACGGGAAAATAGGAACCATTACAAAGATGCTTGCATCTAGGAAATGGTTATCATTTTCCAAAGTGTCATAGGCGAGCTTAATTAAAATAAGATGCTAAGCCGTACACGACTCAAAGGAAAATAGGGAAGACAACGAAGAGTTATTGAAGACTCAAGGTGGCTTCATCCTTTTTCAAAGAGTCGTAGGCGAGCTCAATTAAAGCAAGATGCTAAACTATAACAGCTCGTTTGCCTAATCAAACCCAGCTAAGACTAGTCCTAGCATAATATTTTTAGGAAAGTCGCCGGTCGTGGCAAACAAAAAACCTAAACAAATACCAAACAGCTATCTGCACTCCTAGTGCAAACCATTTTGTATTTATTTAGGTTTTGCCTGCTTACCAGTAACAATCCTTTTGATGTTATTATCATAACAGAATAATTTTGGTTTTGCAAGGGCTTTCATGAAATAATTTAGCTAATTTAAAAATTTCGTCATTAAAAACTCCCCCAAAATTTTGGAGGAGAAGGTTAACTCTCATTTTGCCTTTGGATATGAATAGTGAGGTAGACCTGCTCATCCTTACTCATTTGAAAAGCAAAATGGCCTTCGATATAGTCCTTAATTTTTTGTGTGCAGGCAAAAGCCTCTTGATAATTAGCCTTAACTTGGTCATAGAGAAAATCGTCATTATTGCCCTGAACACTGCCAGAAACTACCCGCTGGGCAAAGTATTGGAGGTGGGTGACAAAACGGTTGTAACTGACAGAATCCTCTGCTGCTAGATGACCGAAATGCAGACGGACAATTTCCAAGCAGTTGATAACAATTTGGCTGACTTGCTGGCTAGCCTCAATCAAACTGCCGTCTTTCTGGGCATTGATGAAATGTAAGGCGATAGAGGCTGCTTCAGAGGCTTCCATGCTCAAGCCGATATGACTTTCAATTAATTTAAGGCTTTCTTGACCTAGTTCGTATTCTTTCGGGTAAAATTTACGGATTTCCCATGCTAGAGGATTTTGCAAACTAATTCCGTCTCGTGTTCTTTGAATAGCATACTGCAAGTGATCGGCTAAAGCAATATACAGGGAAATCTCAAAAGTCTGCTTTAAGACCTCTTGGCCTCGCTCGATAATGGTCAAAACAAGATTGATTTCCTGACTCGTTAAATCTTGATAGACACGGGATAACTCGCCGATCATATCTTGGTCGCTTTCCTGCAGGATAAAGCGCTTTTCAATTTTATTTACATCAACGTCATCTCCTGGTTTCTTTTGAAAACCCAGTCCTTTTCCCATGATGATTTCTTCGTGCTGCTTGTCGGTGACCTGAACGACATTATTATTATAAACACGCTCGATTTTCATGCCAGACCTCTTAAAAATTATTCGATAGTTTTATTTTAACAGAAAAACACTAAAATTAGTAATAGTCGGAAAAATTTTCAGGTTGGATAAATAATAGTTTAATACTAAAAAGAGAGTGGGACAGAAGTCGATTTTTTATATAAATTGACTTCGTTGTCCCACCTCCGCACAGTTGATTAGGATGGCCGCTAACACTTGCGGAGTAGTTAAAACAGTCCAGTGGACTGTTTGTTTAAGGGGGTGCCTGAAAATGGGACTGCACCCCAAGATAAGGACTTCCAATCAGCAGTGGTTCATTGGTGCTAAAGCATCTAATGAACTGTGCAGGGGAAAGACTAAGTTGGCAGAGCCAACAAGTCTTTCTCCCAACCACTGCGTCAAACTGTTATTACTGCAAAAATAGAAGGCTGGAATACTTTTTCCCAGCCTCTAGAAGAATCTGGAATATATGCTAGGTAGGTTTGCATCATTAGGGTTATGTGTGCTATTCATGAAGTTCCAAGGGGAGGCCGTCAGGATCGAAGAAAAAGGTCATTTTTTCTCCAGTGAAATCATCTGTCCGAATGGGGAGGGATTCAATCCCTAGACTAGTTAATTCAGTTACCACTGCTTCGATATTTTCTACCCGAAAAGCCAAATGTCTTAAGCCACAGGCTTCTGGGAAGGATAGCCGTTTGGGCGGTGCTTGATAAGCAGGATCAGAAGGTTTATTGCCGAAAATCTCTAGTTCTGCATTCCCGCAGCGCAGGTCCAGTTTGTAGTCGTGGCGTTCCGGCCGATGATTCTCGCGGATGACTTCAAAACCTAATTGATTAACATAAAAGTCCCGAGATTTTTCATAATCAGAAACGATAATAGCAACATGGTGAATGGCTGTTAAATTCATAAACATCTCCTTCTTTTTAGGCTTGATTCTGGACGGTCTGCATCCTGTAATAGACTCCCTGAGCCTGCATAAGTTCCTGATGATTACCGTGTTCAACGATATTGCCATCAACCATAACGAGGATGATATCAGCGTTTTGGATGGTTGAAAGGCGGTGGGCGATGATAAAACTGGTTCGCCCTTGCATCAGCTTTTCAAAGGAATCTTGGATGAGACTTTCGGTTCTGGTGTCAATGGAGGAGGTGGCTTCATCCAAAATCAAAATCTTGGGAACAGCAACAAAAATTCGAGCGATAGTCAGGAGCTGCCGCTGTCCTTGCGAAAGCGAAGCGCCGGCATCGGCCAGGTAGGTATCGTAAGCATCTGGCAGCTGCTTGATGAAGAAGTCTGCATTAGCAGCCTTGGCAGCTTCTATAACTAATTCTCGGGTAGCATTTGGGTGGCCGAAAGCTATATTATCGTGAACGGTTGCTTCCTGCAGCCAGGTGTCCTGAAGGACCATGCCAATTTGCTTGCGCAGACTCTCACGAGTATAGGACCTAGTCGGGACACCATCTAAAAGAATTTGGCCAGAATTGACCTCGTAGAAGCGCATAAGAAGGTTAATCAGCGTAGATTTTCCCGCTCCTGTTGGACCAACAATAGCCACTCGGCTGGCAGCTGGTATGTCAATACTAAGATCCTTTATAAGCGTTCTGTGAGGGGTGTAACCAAAATTAACATGCTTAAAAGTTAAACGCCCTTGAACCTGATCGCTGGTCAGGATATCTTGTCCTGTTTCTTCCAGACTATCTTGATCCAGAACTTGATAGAGCCTTTGGGCACAGGCTAGAGCCCCTTGTAATTCTGCTAAGACAGAGGAAATGTCATTGAAGGGCTTAGTATACTGGGTGACATAGTTGAGGAAGGTGGTCAGTTGGCCGATGGAGAAGGCGCCGTTCATAATGCGAATAGCTCCTACTGCGGCTAAGAGGGCATAGATTAATGCATTGATAAAACGGGTTGCAGGATTAACCGTAGATGAGTAAAAAATCGCCCCCTGCGAGTAATCTGCATAGGTCTCATTTACAGCAATGAAACGCTCAACGAATTCATCCTGGGCATTGAAACTGTGGATTAAGCTTTCCTGATTGAGACTTTCTTCAATCAGCTGAGTTTGCCGGCCGCGAGATTGGGTCTGCTTTTGGAAGAGGCTAAATGATTTACGCGCAATGAAACGAGCCAAAAAGAGGGATAAGGGGGTCAAGAGCAAGACTAGGAGCATCATGAGCCAATCAATCTTAGCCATAGTGACAAGGAGAACCAGGATAGTCAAAAGCCCAACGAAGAACTGATTGAAAACCATGAGCAGGCCATTGTTAAGCTGTTCGACATCGGTCGTTACCCGGCTCACCATATCACCAACAGATTGTCCTAGAGATGCAATTGGCAGTTCATGAACCTTATCAATAACCCTTTGCCGCAAATCTTGGCTAAAGCTAAAAACTAATTTATTGTAAATCAGAGGATTGAGGTACTGAATTAAGGTGTTGCTCGCAATAACCAGCAGCATTTTGGCGATGATACCCCCAATTAGCTGACGATTGGCTGGTACCAAGACGGCATCAACAGCATTTCCGATTAAAATTGGAAGATAAATGGTCAAAGCCACTTGCAGACAGATTCCCACCAAAGCCAGACCTAATAGAACTTTTTGTTTGGCGAAATCACGGATCAAACGTTTTAAGGGTGATGGTCTCATGCTCGATCCTCCTTGTGTTGCGAATAATGAATGGCTTGGTAAGTCGGACAGTTAGCCAGCAAGCTTTCATGACTGCCAAGGCCGACTTGGTTGCCCTTATCTAAAACCAGAATCTTATCAGCCGACTTAAGGCTATTGGTTCGTTGGGAGATGACGATTAGACTAGTTTTGAGTTCAGACTTGATAGCCTTGAGCAGTTTACTTTCGGTCAGATAATCAAGGGCTGAAGTAGAATCGTCCAAGATTAAGATAGGGGCTTGCCTGAGGACGGCTCGAGCAATGGTCAAACGTTGCCGCTGACCGCCTGAGAAGTTACGGCCGAATTCCTTGACCTCAGAATCTAGTCCTCCCTCCTTCTCCTTGACAAAATCACTGGCTTGAGCGATATCTAGAGCCCACCAGAGCTGTTCATCCGACACTTTATTAGTCTCCATACCTAGGGTCAAATTGGAACGAATAGTCCCCAAGAACAGTTCAGCCTTCTGAGGAACTAGTCCGACCCAGTTGCGCCATTGAGCCAGATTGGCTGGACTTTGCCCATCATTAAAGATAGTCAGCTGACCTTTCTGGGCTTGATAGAGTCCCATAATGAGTTGAACAAGAGTCGATTTACCAGAGCCGGTACCGCCGATAACTCCTAAGGTTTGGCCTTGTCCCAAACTTAGAGAAAGGTCTGTCAGAGAAGGACGGGCGGCCGCTGGATAGGTAAATGTCATATCAGAAATTGACAGAACTTCTCCTTTATCTGTATTTAGTTGTTCAATACTATCATGGAGATTCTCTTCTTCTTGACCGAATACCTCTGTAATTCGTCTGGCACTAATGAAACTCTGATTGATATTGGTTACCATCATGGCTAATTTGAGCAACTCAGCCAGAATATTTAAAAGATAGTTGACAAGGGCAATCAGTGAACCTTGGGTCAAGAGTTTATCGCCGATAGCTAGGTTCCCCTGCCAGATAACGATGACTAGGGTGGCGTTGACAATCAAATAAGTCAGGGGACTGACCAGACTGGAGAGTAAACCTGTTTTAAGCTGCGCCTTGGTATAAGACTGATTGAGGCTGGCAAATTCCTGCTTGACTCTTTCGATCTGTCCGAAAGCACGGATAACCTGCATACCTTCCAGCTGTTCGCGCGTCCGGCTGACCAGTCTATCGGTCAATTGTCTGATAACCAGATAGAGGGGATTAACCAGACGCGACATGGTGTAAATTAAAAGAAACAAGAGACCAACCATGAGAACGAACCAGATAGTAATTTTAGGGCTGATGAGAAAAGCCATGATAACCGATCCAAAAACAATAATCGGTGCCCGCAAAAAGAGGCGCAGAAATTGGTTGATGCCTGTCTGAATCTGATAGGTATCGCTTGAGAGTCTAGTGACCAAGCTGGATGTTGTCAGACGGTCCCTGCTTTCCTTAGGCAGCTTCATTATTTTTTTATAGAGGTCCTTAGTCAGCTGTCTAGTATAGCCTACTGCAGCTTTTGAGGAATAATACTGAGCAGTGATAGCTACCAAAACACCAAAGACAGCCAGACAGACCAAAAGACCAATCATCATAAAGAGGTGAATGGTGTCTTTATGAGGAATGGTCTTGTCGACTATCCTAGCAATGATGATGGGAACTAACAGCTCAAAGCTTGCTTCCAAAAGTTTAAAGAGGGGGCCGAGGATCGTTTCCTTGATGTAGCCTCGGAAGTATTTCAATAAGTCTTTCATTTCTATAACCTGTCAACCAATCGGATTAAGAAAAGGTTGAATTGCACTTGCTTGGCATAATAGTGGTTGCCACCATTAACATACAGCTTGCCGCCGCCATAAAGAATGGAAATGGTATTGATATGATAATAGGTCTTACCAGTCTTATTCCCCAAGCTTGGTGCAACAACATCTCTGGAGTAGGCCTTGGCCAGCTGGGGAGTGTTCTTCCCGCCATGGTCAGCTACATAGTCGATATAGTTGGAGCCAAAGTTATAGGCTTGAATTGCAGTCCAAGAATCCGTTTTAGCTGTTTGAGCCTTTTTCAAATTCTCATCTAAGACCTTGGTTCCCTGCTTGATACTTTCTTTATTATCTTTGATGGATTTGGTGGTCCCTGTCGAGCTCTCACTGGCCTGCATGACATCGCCATCACGACCCTTGGTCTCCGTATATATTACTGCTAATACTAAATCTTCATTGGTACTATTATCATCCTCAGCTAAGACTTGCTCCACTAACGGTCGATAGGTCAATACCCGCTTGACGGATTGGTAGACCTTGACCCCTTGGTAAACTAGGAGCAAGACAATAATCACATAGATGATTCGTCTAATTTTTTTAAACATATTATTTGTTTTGGATATCCTCAATATTTTTGATTAGAATGGAATAGGTACCATCATTATTTTGGATAAATTCTACCGACTCTGCATCCTGATAAACGCCATTAGGAACAATTAGTTCAATGCCATTTGAAAGAGAGAGCTTCTGACTTTCCAACTTCTTCGACTGGCGGGAATAGTCCACATCAGCCACTGGAATCGGCTCCGGAATAGCTTCTTTAAGCTGATCTACAAAGGTTAAACGAGCCGTGAGATTATCATCAAAAAGCTGGTTGGCCAATTTCTCCGGAGACAGTTCTTGGTCTTCCTCCAAGTTCTTGAAAATAGCTGATTTCATCTTGGATTGGAAATTAAAATCATCTTTGTTAAAATCATCGGCCACCTTCTGAGCTGTCTTCTCCAACTGTTTGATGGACTTATTGATTGATGGCTCAGGCTGGACCTTAAGCAGGTTTTCAGAGAAATAGTTGGCAAAACTGCCATTGTGCTTAATGCGTTTTTCAATCAAATAATAACGGTAGGTTTGGCGGTCAATCACCAAGGCCTCATCAGGCGTTTGAGCCGCAGATGGCAGATTATTCTGGGTGACTTTTAGCGGCTGCTCATCATCTCCCAGAATATGCGCTAAACTATCCTTAAGCACCAACCGCAAGAAGGCGAAATGTTCAACACCATCCTTATCAAATTGGATAAAGATCAGATCATTGGTTTTTTGATCCTCACTGATGACAAACTCTTCCTTCCAGAGCTGGGCTATTTTGCGGGCAGATTCCATAAAATCATCACCGAGGTTGGCGATAAAGTCATTTTCAGGCTCAAAGGTCCCTCGCTTAGCGTCGGCGGTAAAAACCTTAGCCAGCTTTTTACGGAAATACTCATCCAGACTTGGTGTCAAGGTCAGCGGCCTATCCGCAAAGCGAAGCTCGGTGTCGTCGGGACTGAATTGGTGGATAATAATTTTTTTTAAATATAAATCTAGCATGTTAGTAAAGTGGGAAAGTGTCTGTCAATAACTTGACATCTTGGCGAATGCGTTCCAGTACAGCCTCATCGCTGTAATTTTCCAGAGCTTGAATCATCAGCTCAGCAATCTTGGTGCTTTCAGCTACCCCCATACCGCGGCTGGTAATAGCTGGACTGCCGATACGGATACCCGATGTCTTAAATGGTGACAGCGTTTCAAATGGGATGCTGTTTTTATTGAGGGTAATATTAACCTCTTCAAGGATATTCTGAGCCAGTTTACCGTTTTCAACAACCTTAGTCACATCAACGAGGAAGACATGGTTATCAGTCCCGCCAGACACGACATGAAAATCAGGGTGGGCAGCAAAAACATTAGCCATAGCCTGAGCATTTTTGATGACATTTTGACCGTATTCTTTAAAAGCTGGGTCCAAGGCTTCCTTGAGGGCAACCGCTTTAGCTGCGATCACATGCTCCAAGGGACCGCCCTGCAAACCTGGGAAAACAGCGGAATTGATTTTCTTAGCCAAATTTTCATCATTGGTCAAAATCAAGCCGCCGCGCGGTCCGCGCAAGGTCTTATGAGTCGTTGTTGTGGTGATATGGGCATAAGGAACTGGGCTAGGATGATGGCCAGACGCAACCAAACCGGCAATATGCGCCATATCGACCATGAGATAGGCACCAACACTGTCAGCAATAGCGCGGAATTTGGCAAAATCAATAATCCGTGAATAGGCTGAAGCCCCCGCTACAATTAGCTTAGACTGATGTTGGACAGCCAGCCGCTGGATTTCATCATAATCCAAAACTTCTGTCTCCTTATTAACATTATAAGGGACAAAATTGTAGGTTTTACCTGAAAAGCTGACGGGCGAGCCATGAGTCAGGTGACCGCCGGCCGACAAATCCATTCCCATGACGGTATCTCCGGGTTGGATCAAGGCCATATAGGCTGCAGCATTAGCTTGACTGCCTGAGTGGGGCTGGACATTAGCGAACTTGGCACCAAAGAGCTCCTTGGCCCGCTCAATAGCGAGATTTTCAGCCACATCAACACAGTCAGTTCCGCCGTAGTAACGCTTGCCGGGGTAGCCTTCAGCGTACTTATTGGTTAAAACGGAACCTTGGGCAGCCATAACAGCCTTTGAAACCACATTTTCAGATGCAATCAACTCGATGTTGTTTTGCTGTCGCACTTCTTCTGCTTGAATGGCCTGCCAGAGCTCTGGGTCATAGGCCTTGTAATCATCTTTGTCAAAAATCATAAAATTACCTCATAGATTTAATAAATCGCTTTTGGGAGTGGGAAAGAAATCACAAATCATAGAATTTTGACTTCGTCTTCCCACCCCCGCACAGTTGGCTAGGCTGGTCGCTATCACTGCCTAGCAAGAGATAAGAACAGCCAGCCAACCACTGCGTTAAATGGGTTGGCCATTTTCATTAAAAGTAAGCCTGATAATAGTTGGCCAAAACTATCCTATAGTGCAATAAAAAGCATGAGCTTCTTTTCGATTGGCGCTTGAATTGAGCATACTGTCGTTTCCTAGCCTCTGTTTCTAGCCCCTGCATAGTTTTTTACCAATGCCTTGATTTTGATAGGCCGGTAAAACAGCTAAACCAAGAACATTGAAGCCAGTTTCTGAATAAAATGTGTCATAAAACTCAGCATGGACATAGGCAACCAATTCTTGGCTAACCTCATCTTCAAATCCTAAAAGAAAATGATGAGAATCCTTTAGAAGCTTTTCTAGCTGCTGCTCAGCCTTTTCCTGAGCTAGGGTATAACCGAGCGAATAATGGTTGATGGACTGAACAGCGGCAGTGTCCGATAAAACCAAAGCTCTCAACATCAGTCATTTCTCCTTTAGAAATTTAATTCGGGCACTGCCTCCAGCAAGGCCTCTTTGCTGATGGTACCTTGGCGAAGAATAATGGCCCTATCTCCAGATAAGTCTAGGATAGTCGAATCCAAACCTTGAATGGCTGGATCATCTGCTACTCCTATCACCTGATTGCCCAACTGCTCGATAATGTCTTTGAAGTTTGTGCCAGACGCTCGACCGGATAAGTTGGCCGACGGACCGATTAAGGGGCCGTATTCCCTAATGAGTTCCCGAGTTAGGGGGTGATCAGGAAGGCGAAAGCCAACCGTTGACAGACCAGAATTAACCCAGCTTGGGACCTTGTCATTAGCCTTGAGGATAATGGTTAGCGGACCTGGTAGGAAAGCTTG is a window from the Streptococcus criceti HS-6 genome containing:
- the licT gene encoding BglG family transcription antiterminator LicT; protein product: MKIERVYNNNVVQVTDKQHEEIIMGKGLGFQKKPGDDVDVNKIEKRFILQESDQDMIGELSRVYQDLTSQEINLVLTIIERGQEVLKQTFEISLYIALADHLQYAIQRTRDGISLQNPLAWEIRKFYPKEYELGQESLKLIESHIGLSMEASEAASIALHFINAQKDGSLIEASQQVSQIVINCLEIVRLHFGHLAAEDSVSYNRFVTHLQYFAQRVVSGSVQGNNDDFLYDQVKANYQEAFACTQKIKDYIEGHFAFQMSKDEQVYLTIHIQRQNES
- a CDS encoding VOC family protein, with amino-acid sequence MNLTAIHHVAIIVSDYEKSRDFYVNQLGFEVIRENHRPERHDYKLDLRCGNAELEIFGNKPSDPAYQAPPKRLSFPEACGLRHLAFRVENIEAVVTELTSLGIESLPIRTDDFTGEKMTFFFDPDGLPLELHE
- a CDS encoding ABC transporter ATP-binding protein, with amino-acid sequence MRPSPLKRLIRDFAKQKVLLGLALVGICLQVALTIYLPILIGNAVDAVLVPANRQLIGGIIAKMLLVIASNTLIQYLNPLIYNKLVFSFSQDLRQRVIDKVHELPIASLGQSVGDMVSRVTTDVEQLNNGLLMVFNQFFVGLLTILVLLVTMAKIDWLMMLLVLLLTPLSLFLARFIARKSFSLFQKQTQSRGRQTQLIEESLNQESLIHSFNAQDEFVERFIAVNETYADYSQGAIFYSSTVNPATRFINALIYALLAAVGAIRIMNGAFSIGQLTTFLNYVTQYTKPFNDISSVLAELQGALACAQRLYQVLDQDSLEETGQDILTSDQVQGRLTFKHVNFGYTPHRTLIKDLSIDIPAASRVAIVGPTGAGKSTLINLLMRFYEVNSGQILLDGVPTRSYTRESLRKQIGMVLQDTWLQEATVHDNIAFGHPNATRELVIEAAKAANADFFIKQLPDAYDTYLADAGASLSQGQRQLLTIARIFVAVPKILILDEATSSIDTRTESLIQDSFEKLMQGRTSFIIAHRLSTIQNADIILVMVDGNIVEHGNHQELMQAQGVYYRMQTVQNQA
- a CDS encoding ABC transporter ATP-binding protein; this encodes MKDLLKYFRGYIKETILGPLFKLLEASFELLVPIIIARIVDKTIPHKDTIHLFMMIGLLVCLAVFGVLVAITAQYYSSKAAVGYTRQLTKDLYKKIMKLPKESRDRLTTSSLVTRLSSDTYQIQTGINQFLRLFLRAPIIVFGSVIMAFLISPKITIWFVLMVGLLFLLIYTMSRLVNPLYLVIRQLTDRLVSRTREQLEGMQVIRAFGQIERVKQEFASLNQSYTKAQLKTGLLSSLVSPLTYLIVNATLVIVIWQGNLAIGDKLLTQGSLIALVNYLLNILAELLKLAMMVTNINQSFISARRITEVFGQEEENLHDSIEQLNTDKGEVLSISDMTFTYPAAARPSLTDLSLSLGQGQTLGVIGGTGSGKSTLVQLIMGLYQAQKGQLTIFNDGQSPANLAQWRNWVGLVPQKAELFLGTIRSNLTLGMETNKVSDEQLWWALDIAQASDFVKEKEGGLDSEVKEFGRNFSGGQRQRLTIARAVLRQAPILILDDSTSALDYLTESKLLKAIKSELKTSLIVISQRTNSLKSADKILVLDKGNQVGLGSHESLLANCPTYQAIHYSQHKEDRA
- a CDS encoding lysozyme family protein, whose translation is MFKKIRRIIYVIIVLLLVYQGVKVYQSVKRVLTYRPLVEQVLAEDDNSTNEDLVLAVIYTETKGRDGDVMQASESSTGTTKSIKDNKESIKQGTKVLDENLKKAQTAKTDSWTAIQAYNFGSNYIDYVADHGGKNTPQLAKAYSRDVVAPSLGNKTGKTYYHINTISILYGGGKLYVNGGNHYYAKQVQFNLFLIRLVDRL
- a CDS encoding nucleoid-associated protein; the protein is MLDLYLKKIIIHQFSPDDTELRFADRPLTLTPSLDEYFRKKLAKVFTADAKRGTFEPENDFIANLGDDFMESARKIAQLWKEEFVISEDQKTNDLIFIQFDKDGVEHFAFLRLVLKDSLAHILGDDEQPLKVTQNNLPSAAQTPDEALVIDRQTYRYYLIEKRIKHNGSFANYFSENLLKVQPEPSINKSIKQLEKTAQKVADDFNKDDFNFQSKMKSAIFKNLEEDQELSPEKLANQLFDDNLTARLTFVDQLKEAIPEPIPVADVDYSRQSKKLESQKLSLSNGIELIVPNGVYQDAESVEFIQNNDGTYSILIKNIEDIQNK
- the glyA gene encoding serine hydroxymethyltransferase: MIFDKDDYKAYDPELWQAIQAEEVRQQNNIELIASENVVSKAVMAAQGSVLTNKYAEGYPGKRYYGGTDCVDVAENLAIERAKELFGAKFANVQPHSGSQANAAAYMALIQPGDTVMGMDLSAGGHLTHGSPVSFSGKTYNFVPYNVNKETEVLDYDEIQRLAVQHQSKLIVAGASAYSRIIDFAKFRAIADSVGAYLMVDMAHIAGLVASGHHPSPVPYAHITTTTTHKTLRGPRGGLILTNDENLAKKINSAVFPGLQGGPLEHVIAAKAVALKEALDPAFKEYGQNVIKNAQAMANVFAAHPDFHVVSGGTDNHVFLVDVTKVVENGKLAQNILEEVNITLNKNSIPFETLSPFKTSGIRIGSPAITSRGMGVAESTKIAELMIQALENYSDEAVLERIRQDVKLLTDTFPLY
- a CDS encoding L-threonylcarbamoyladenylate synthase, with amino-acid sequence MVDKAAVAKILAAGGAVVLPTETVYGLFAKALNQQAVERVYDLKQRPLDKAMNLNVASLEDILAYSKDQPVYLAKLYQAFLPGPLTIILKANDKVPSWVNSGLSTVGFRLPDHPLTRELIREYGPLIGPSANLSGRASGTNFKDIIEQLGNQVIGVADDPAIQGLDSTILDLSGDRAIILRQGTISKEALLEAVPELNF